In one window of Ovis aries strain OAR_USU_Benz2616 breed Rambouillet chromosome 3, ARS-UI_Ramb_v3.0, whole genome shotgun sequence DNA:
- the LOC114113795 gene encoding uncharacterized protein LOC114113795: MIIELKPGTIPVRKRQYPLPIEAWVGILPHINRLKQAGILVECQSAWNMLISPVKKEGGQDYRPVQDLRLVNQATVTLHPTIPNPYTLLSLLLPRTKVYTRLDLKDAFFCVPLTPASQPIFAFEWEDPVGGTKQQLIWTPHKGVKEEGTDLQGGGKVSGVCFKGGHKVRDPSWVLYTDGTSLIKQGQRLSAPVNLPYLHARWTRSVFQWYEYIAALFVPSIGTTDIMIKVEALTNFTKRALLDRTKAIQALNEEQIQMGKVIIQNRMALDTLTAAQGGACAVIEVECCAYIPDIGNVSTALDDMKNQVKAMSNENIPFWTLVLSWVKGDWWKTIFTTVIVALIVLLCGPWILQCIMNFVTQRLMSFSQNGGRRARVQYIPMNNAHNMS; the protein is encoded by the exons ATGATAATAGAACTCAAACCAGGCACCATCCCTGTTAGAAAGCGCCAGTACCCGCTACCGATAGAGGCCTGGGTTGGCATACTGCCCCACATCAATAGATTGAAACAAGCGGGCATTCTAGTAGAGTGCCAGTCAGCTTGGAATATGCTGATCTCGCCAGtcaaaaaggaaggaggacaggaCTATAGGCCTGTACAGGATCTCAGGCTAGTCAACCAGGCTACTGTGACTTTACACCCCACTATTCCAAACCCCTATACCTTACTTAGCCTCCTCCTGCCGAGGACTAAAGTTTATACTCGCCTAGATCTCAAGGATGCCTTCTTCTGCGTACCCCTCACCCCAGCGTCacagcccatctttgcctttgaatgggaagATCCAGTCGGGGGCACCAAGCAACAGCTCATCTGGACCCCCCACAAGG GTGTCAAAGAAGAAGGCACAGATCTGCAAGGAGGAGGTAAGGTATCTGGGGTTTGTTTTAAAGGAGGACACAAGGTTCGAGATCCTAGTTGGGTCCTATATACTGATGGCACTAGCCTGATAAAACAAGGACAACGGCTGTCAG CCCCAGTAAATCTACCTTATTTACATGCTAGGTGGACAAGATCCGTGTTTCAGTGGTATGAGTATATTGCTGCCTTATTCGTACCCTCTATAGGGACAACAGATATCATGATTAAAGTAGAGGCCTTGACAAATTTCACAAAACGGGCCCTCCTAGATAGAACAAAAGCCATCCAAGCCTTAAATGAAGAGCAAATCCAAATGGGAAAAGTGATAATTCAAAATAGAATGGCTTTGGACACACTCACAGCTGCTCAAGGGGGGGCCTGTGCTGTAATTGAGGTGGAATGCTGTGCGTACATTCCTGACATTGGCAATGTATCGACTGCTTTAGATGACATGAAAAACCAGGtaaaagcaatgtcaaatgaaaacattcccTTCTGGACTTTGGTCCTATCTTGGGTGAAAGGCgattggtggaaaactatatttaccactgttatagttgccttgatagttctgctttgtggaccctggattttacaatgtattatgaactttgtaacccaaaggttgatgtcattctcccaaaatGGTGGTCGGAGagccagggtgcaatatatccctatgaatAATGCTCATaatatgagttaa